In Nicotiana tabacum cultivar K326 chromosome 21, ASM71507v2, whole genome shotgun sequence, one DNA window encodes the following:
- the LOC107811180 gene encoding retrovirus-related Pol polyprotein from transposon TNT 1-94 isoform X1, whose protein sequence is MEKMNQALEKMKMLVGMDVEDEEAAPQQESFMDDFNRNCTLSTKQRLYGFAICLSTGIACTLLERNTWQIIGTERESDGLYYLILAKSLGLTYFLPSTTCPVTDSPDLLHKRLGHPSLSKLQKMVHGLSHLSTLECESCQLGKHTRSHFPRRLDNRAELPFTLVHSDVWGPSRVSSTLEFRYFVSFIDDYSRCTWIFLMKNRFELFSIFPIFYAEIQDQFGVSICTFRSDNALEYLSSPLCRFKLPSSVITPLCICIIFVLCFHP, encoded by the exons atggagaaaatgaACCAGGCTTTGGAGAAGATGAAAATGCTGGTGGGAATGGATGTGGAAGATGAAGAAGCAGCTCCTCAGCAGGAAtctttcatggatgattttaatCGCAACTGCACTTTATCTACCAAACAG AGGCTTTATGGTTTTGCTATATGCTTATCAACTGGTATCGCTTGTACTCTCTTG gaacgcaaTACATGGCAGATCATTGGTACCGAGCGTGAATCagatggactttattaccttatccttgcaaaATCACTTGGACTCACATATTTTCTTCCTTCAACAACTTgtcctgttactgattcaccagatttattacataaacggttgggacatcccagtttatcaaaacttcagaaaatggtacatggtttatctcacttgtccactctagagtgtgagtcatgtcagctcggtaagcatacccgctcccatttccctcggcgtcttgataatcgagcagagttaccttttactttagtccattcagatgtttggggacctagtcgggtcagttctaccttggaattccgctactttgtcagtttcattgatgattattccaggtgcacttggatatttttgatgaaaaatcgatttgagttgttttctattttcccgATCTTCTACGCTGAAATTCAagatcaatttggggtttctatctgcacatttcgtagtgataatgccttagagtatttgtcttccccattatgtcggtttaagttaccaTCGTCTGTCATCACCCCATTGTGCATTTGTATCATCTTTGTCCtttgtttccatccctaa